The following are encoded in a window of Mycobacteroides chelonae CCUG 47445 genomic DNA:
- a CDS encoding DUF3558 domain-containing protein, giving the protein MRTVSVSTADSKGTTLFRLTRRLTLALVSLTVLVSSCASTKTSTDGTAVTQPVSASASTSTTAPATNAGGRPKITFDPCRDIPTSALQAENLSMPRPTRRTDGDIEDVSCAFRPQPTDYRVRIGASNYTLDMDKKVDGHWGFQDTTVGGRKALFFYPVPQNTSGCVIDIEATTGVYGVLITGDYKYGPYPDCMAAARHYAEAFVQYFPA; this is encoded by the coding sequence ATGCGCACAGTTTCGGTGAGCACGGCAGATAGCAAGGGCACCACACTGTTTCGTCTAACACGGCGGCTTACACTCGCGCTCGTCTCACTGACTGTCCTCGTGTCCTCGTGTGCCTCAACCAAAACCAGCACCGACGGAACAGCCGTAACACAGCCTGTCAGCGCCAGTGCTTCGACCAGCACAACAGCGCCAGCGACCAACGCGGGTGGCCGGCCAAAGATCACGTTTGATCCCTGCAGGGACATCCCAACAAGCGCACTACAGGCTGAAAACCTCTCGATGCCCCGCCCCACCAGAAGAACCGACGGCGACATCGAGGACGTATCGTGCGCATTTCGCCCACAGCCAACCGACTATCGGGTCAGGATCGGGGCATCCAACTACACCCTGGACATGGACAAGAAGGTCGATGGGCACTGGGGATTTCAGGACACGACGGTCGGTGGACGCAAGGCGCTGTTCTTCTATCCGGTGCCACAAAATACCAGCGGCTGCGTCATCGATATCGAAGCCACAACCGGCGTGTACGGGGTACTCATCACGGGCGATTACAAATACGGCCCTTACCCTGATTGCATGGCGGCGGCCCGCCACTACGCCGAGGCATTCGTTCAGTACTTCCCTGCCTAG
- a CDS encoding AAA family ATPase: MATPPQRVDPRNLLSEWANASDEWVRFIVRHVLQGGGPLGAGEEAGAYALFRQEKAFDARELPIEELLATFEGEDEAIEPLTLTSLSEVTGVNALVEGGSIKPDEGLTILFGENGTGKTGYSRIFKALAASRTADAILGNIETSAPKEKSAVVSYLLGTESKTYVWTGQHGVTPFTRISIFDSPCVSFHVDDDLEYVYVPVVLALFNHVIAGIKSVQGQVDGTVQDLRSGSTGILSRFPRAARVYPLIETLGAATDLEELRAAADPDPNVDARIADLRRTVAALEGDTIGAQIKLQQRVVNVLTQAVASATAVADFDVVSYDGELITRAGLQEDYRTFRTALFAAADLPAEPDDTWGGFIEAGVAYRAHLVGQGVHDIDRCLYCRQPLDEAARALVSKYSVYLEDKIAGEIAASKMRLDALTEPVMSTQIGDASTFAGEYAETDDKPTFHAELDRTLDIIAKLTQHIQTASSVEPSLTGPAAEDARVLAAALADTTQAVTELRKQAAAGAEALVEKKKELIELEAAAELTKSWSLIESRVHDAKHADRLTLLAKPMPGLLRTVTGLAKTASDQMINASFDALFNEECAALRAPMLNVEFVGRQGRAHRRKVLSGKHKPSKVLSEGEQKVLAMADFLAEARLAGITAPVIFDDPVSSLDHRRINEVAQRIVALVETTQVIVFTHDIFFATTLLTLMDETKRCTYFQVTDEDGKGQITRATGPRWDSLNNLKKNINETIQAAKSQQGDARAALVRTGYDWIRSWCEVFTETELLQGVTQRYQPNVRMTCLPNIKPGALPAAIKTVNHIFKEACRYIDGHSQPLPSLGVSPTLAGLEAHWLELTQARTAYNSAQD, encoded by the coding sequence ATGGCGACGCCACCGCAACGGGTGGACCCACGTAACCTTCTCAGCGAGTGGGCAAATGCTTCGGATGAGTGGGTGCGTTTCATCGTTCGGCATGTACTGCAAGGAGGCGGCCCTCTCGGAGCTGGCGAAGAGGCTGGCGCGTACGCCCTCTTTCGGCAGGAGAAAGCGTTCGATGCCCGCGAGCTCCCCATTGAGGAACTGTTAGCCACTTTCGAAGGGGAGGATGAGGCGATCGAACCGCTGACGCTAACGTCCCTCTCCGAGGTCACCGGTGTCAACGCACTAGTTGAAGGCGGGAGCATCAAACCGGACGAAGGGCTTACGATCCTGTTCGGCGAGAACGGCACGGGTAAGACTGGATACTCCCGCATCTTTAAGGCTCTAGCGGCTAGCCGTACCGCTGACGCGATCCTCGGAAACATCGAAACAAGCGCGCCGAAAGAAAAGTCTGCAGTCGTCTCCTATCTACTTGGCACAGAGTCGAAGACATACGTCTGGACTGGTCAGCATGGCGTCACTCCGTTCACCAGGATCTCCATTTTTGACAGCCCTTGCGTCAGTTTTCACGTCGATGATGATCTTGAATATGTTTATGTACCAGTGGTATTGGCTCTTTTCAATCATGTGATTGCCGGTATTAAGTCAGTGCAAGGTCAGGTGGATGGAACTGTTCAGGACTTGCGGTCAGGCTCGACAGGAATCTTGTCGAGGTTTCCGCGCGCTGCCCGTGTGTATCCGCTTATCGAAACACTCGGGGCGGCTACAGATTTGGAAGAGTTGAGGGCGGCTGCCGATCCGGACCCGAACGTTGATGCTCGTATCGCCGATTTGCGTCGCACAGTCGCCGCATTGGAAGGAGACACGATCGGCGCCCAGATCAAGCTCCAGCAGCGAGTCGTAAATGTTCTAACTCAGGCGGTCGCCTCTGCTACCGCGGTTGCCGACTTCGATGTGGTCTCCTACGACGGCGAACTGATCACGCGCGCAGGTCTTCAAGAGGACTACCGCACATTTCGTACGGCGTTGTTCGCGGCGGCGGATCTTCCTGCTGAGCCCGATGACACCTGGGGCGGCTTCATTGAGGCGGGTGTGGCGTATCGGGCGCACCTTGTTGGTCAGGGAGTCCACGATATCGACCGTTGTCTGTACTGCCGTCAGCCGTTGGACGAGGCTGCGCGGGCACTCGTCAGTAAGTACTCCGTGTATTTAGAAGACAAGATCGCCGGTGAGATCGCCGCGTCGAAAATGCGGCTAGACGCGCTCACTGAACCTGTCATGTCAACCCAGATCGGAGATGCTTCCACGTTCGCTGGCGAGTATGCCGAGACCGATGACAAGCCAACGTTCCACGCCGAACTAGATCGGACGCTGGACATCATCGCCAAGCTAACTCAGCATATTCAGACTGCATCGAGCGTTGAGCCCAGTCTGACCGGACCCGCCGCCGAAGACGCCCGTGTACTAGCCGCGGCGCTAGCGGACACCACGCAAGCGGTAACCGAGTTGAGAAAACAAGCCGCCGCAGGGGCCGAGGCGCTCGTAGAGAAGAAGAAGGAGCTGATTGAACTCGAAGCTGCAGCCGAGTTAACAAAGTCATGGTCGCTAATCGAGTCGCGTGTACATGACGCCAAACACGCCGACCGGTTAACACTTCTTGCGAAGCCGATGCCAGGCCTCTTGCGTACGGTCACTGGACTCGCTAAAACTGCGAGCGACCAGATGATCAATGCAAGCTTCGACGCGCTGTTTAATGAAGAATGTGCAGCCCTTCGAGCACCCATGCTGAACGTGGAATTTGTCGGCCGTCAGGGGCGTGCACATCGCCGGAAAGTACTCAGCGGCAAGCATAAGCCTTCGAAGGTTCTCTCCGAAGGAGAGCAGAAGGTGCTCGCAATGGCGGACTTTCTAGCGGAGGCGCGCCTCGCCGGCATTACTGCGCCGGTCATCTTCGACGACCCAGTCTCCAGTCTCGATCACCGTCGTATAAATGAGGTCGCACAACGTATCGTTGCACTCGTTGAGACAACGCAGGTGATCGTGTTCACCCACGACATTTTCTTCGCAACGACGTTGCTCACGCTTATGGACGAAACCAAGCGGTGCACATACTTTCAAGTAACCGACGAGGATGGCAAGGGGCAGATTACTCGAGCCACTGGCCCTCGTTGGGATAGCTTGAACAACTTGAAGAAGAACATCAACGAGACTATTCAGGCGGCCAAGTCTCAACAGGGCGACGCCCGTGCGGCGCTCGTTCGTACCGGCTACGACTGGATCAGGTCCTGGTGCGAGGTGTTCACCGAGACCGAACTGCTTCAAGGGGTTACCCAGCGATACCAGCCCAACGTTCGCATGACCTGCCTTCCGAATATCAAGCCGGGGGCGCTCCCCGCCGCCATCAAGACCGTCAATCACATTTTCAAAGAGGCGTGTCGGTATATCGACGGGCATTCTCAACCGTTGCCTAGCCTCGGTGTCAGTCCTACCCTCGCGGGGCTCGAAGCTCACTGGCTCGAACTGACGCAGGCCAGAACCGCTTACAACTCCGCCCAGGATTAA
- a CDS encoding YbaB/EbfC family nucleoid-associated protein, with product MNLDAGLDDLMRTAAQVNRSVSQVRGQGDSAGGWVRVEVAGDGSISNMFLDDQIRTMPAYELARAIREAHRVAIADANQHIQGIQSQLTESSYVATMLNQLGSVESRTPQPQASRAPDAALNSRRAVGGMTEQELDASQDAFNFDPLGRRR from the coding sequence ATGAATCTCGATGCAGGACTTGATGATTTGATGCGGACTGCTGCCCAGGTGAATCGTTCTGTTTCACAAGTGCGGGGGCAGGGCGATTCTGCTGGCGGCTGGGTGAGGGTTGAAGTCGCTGGCGACGGCTCGATCAGCAACATGTTTCTCGACGATCAGATCCGAACAATGCCCGCTTACGAACTAGCGCGGGCCATCCGCGAAGCGCACCGCGTTGCTATTGCCGACGCAAACCAGCACATACAGGGCATCCAGTCTCAGTTGACCGAAAGTTCATATGTGGCAACGATGTTGAACCAACTCGGATCTGTTGAATCGCGCACGCCGCAGCCACAAGCATCGAGAGCTCCAGATGCGGCTTTGAATTCACGGCGTGCTGTAGGAGGAATGACGGAGCAGGAATTGGATGCCTCGCAGGATGCATTCAACTTCGACCCGCTCGGACGACGTCGCTAG
- a CDS encoding NUDIX hydrolase, whose protein sequence is MAGMPKHSVSVAGVVVDENDRVLVIRRDDNGHWEAPGGVLELGESFEAGVQREVLEETGLKISVERLTGVYKNLTHGIVALVYRCRPDSGDSHPTEEAREVRWMTKDQVEAVMTPAFAIRVLDAFDDRPHSRAHDGVNLLAV, encoded by the coding sequence ATGGCAGGCATGCCTAAGCACTCTGTGAGTGTCGCGGGAGTTGTCGTCGACGAGAATGACCGCGTTCTCGTCATTCGGCGTGACGACAACGGCCATTGGGAGGCGCCGGGTGGTGTCCTTGAACTAGGGGAGTCCTTCGAAGCCGGCGTGCAACGCGAAGTGCTTGAGGAAACAGGCCTCAAGATCTCGGTCGAGCGGCTTACTGGTGTCTATAAAAACCTCACGCATGGAATCGTTGCTCTGGTCTATCGGTGTCGGCCTGACAGCGGCGACTCGCATCCCACTGAAGAAGCTCGTGAAGTCCGATGGATGACTAAGGACCAAGTCGAAGCCGTGATGACTCCTGCCTTCGCCATTCGAGTGCTTGATGCGTTCGATGATCGCCCCCACTCTCGCGCACACGATGGGGTGAATCTGCTGGCGGTCTAG
- a CDS encoding DUF6037 family protein has product MNDRERGATHPIVLHGLKALYPSMKASGRLRVQFEHRHPNNGAKFIVVFLADARPFQLIVVAKGAIPLVIVTDVLPGFRVSPWIESGVALIATLKRILGVIPGGQTPFKLTSFFKEVASSAPTHVSAADDARPSVIARHHSDVEEADKIYFTNFRLHGQHSHVTKINLDKTRLLLGQECYRVCRDRNISSCWSADPEREKPWDLRKAEYKRDNDTRE; this is encoded by the coding sequence ATGAACGATCGAGAACGTGGTGCAACGCATCCGATCGTGCTACACGGGCTCAAGGCTCTCTACCCTTCTATGAAGGCATCGGGGAGACTGCGGGTGCAGTTCGAGCACCGGCACCCGAACAACGGCGCAAAATTCATTGTGGTGTTCTTGGCTGATGCGAGGCCATTCCAACTGATCGTGGTGGCAAAGGGCGCGATCCCCCTGGTGATCGTGACAGACGTGCTGCCTGGGTTTCGAGTCTCGCCATGGATCGAGTCGGGCGTCGCCCTGATTGCCACCCTTAAACGTATTCTTGGTGTAATCCCCGGCGGTCAAACACCATTCAAGCTCACGAGCTTTTTCAAGGAAGTCGCGTCGTCCGCTCCGACGCATGTGAGCGCAGCCGACGACGCGCGACCTTCCGTGATCGCCCGGCATCACAGCGACGTCGAGGAAGCTGACAAGATCTACTTCACCAATTTCCGTCTGCACGGTCAGCATTCCCACGTCACCAAGATCAACTTGGACAAGACGCGGCTGCTGTTAGGGCAAGAATGCTATCGAGTGTGCCGGGATCGAAACATCAGTTCGTGCTGGAGTGCAGATCCTGAACGCGAGAAGCCTTGGGATCTCAGGAAGGCGGAATACAAGCGCGACAATGACACACGTGAGTAA
- a CDS encoding FtsK/SpoIIIE domain-containing protein produces MTPNYPYPTMPELPDYSYYPSGGVDLVHLVTMTGIWLAVIFGIALIVLTWWKHADAGSFERYLAGPLRRARWRWWLRGRWSHIARRCGLSVSEQVTKKDSEGKVHTETVWTHPTLMKVATSQTCLYATVRTRVGQTVDDLEAAVPAIRDAAGAHSARVTVVAPGTVRMEFVMREHLSAVSNAPTGPTPTTATTAPVVSAVSATHVQLGLCENGSSWLLPIAQRHTLGVGCSRSGKGSLLQGIACGFGPAVSAGLVKLIGIDLKFGIELAPTKKLFTHIATTEEDAVKTLAALEKIMKQRGEGMADNSRNHTPTTASPLVVLLIDELATLTHYMTDTALKKQANMSLSLLLSKAAGLGIVVVGFLQDPRKEVLPMRGQFTQTIALRLRSRDEVNMVLGDGMADKAPAHRIDPNKPGTGYVIADDGAVMKVRAHYWADDQIRSTATQYQPTTTARKG; encoded by the coding sequence ATGACACCGAATTATCCCTACCCCACCATGCCGGAGCTGCCGGATTACTCCTACTACCCGAGCGGAGGCGTAGATCTCGTCCACCTGGTCACGATGACCGGAATCTGGTTGGCCGTGATCTTCGGTATCGCGCTGATTGTGTTGACCTGGTGGAAGCACGCGGACGCGGGCAGTTTCGAGCGCTATCTGGCTGGCCCGTTGCGGCGTGCCCGGTGGCGGTGGTGGCTACGGGGCCGCTGGTCACACATCGCCAGACGCTGCGGACTGTCGGTGTCCGAACAAGTCACCAAGAAGGATAGCGAAGGCAAGGTTCACACCGAGACGGTATGGACGCACCCAACCCTGATGAAAGTGGCCACCTCACAGACCTGCCTGTACGCCACGGTCCGCACTCGTGTCGGGCAGACCGTCGATGACTTAGAAGCTGCCGTGCCCGCGATCCGCGATGCCGCTGGGGCGCATTCGGCGCGCGTCACGGTGGTTGCTCCGGGCACTGTGCGCATGGAATTCGTGATGCGCGAACACCTCTCGGCAGTGAGCAACGCGCCCACCGGACCGACCCCAACCACCGCGACGACGGCCCCGGTCGTGTCGGCAGTGTCGGCAACCCATGTCCAGTTGGGGCTCTGCGAAAACGGTTCTTCCTGGCTGCTGCCGATTGCTCAGCGGCACACCCTGGGCGTAGGCTGCTCCCGTTCCGGGAAAGGCTCACTGCTGCAGGGCATCGCCTGCGGCTTCGGCCCCGCCGTCTCGGCTGGCCTGGTCAAGTTGATCGGGATCGATCTGAAATTCGGCATCGAACTAGCACCGACAAAAAAGCTGTTCACCCACATCGCCACCACCGAAGAAGATGCGGTGAAAACCCTTGCCGCCCTCGAAAAAATCATGAAACAGCGCGGCGAAGGTATGGCCGATAACAGCCGTAACCACACCCCCACCACCGCGTCCCCGCTGGTGGTGCTGCTCATTGATGAGCTGGCCACCTTGACGCACTACATGACCGACACTGCGCTCAAGAAGCAGGCCAACATGTCTTTGTCCCTGTTGTTGAGCAAGGCAGCGGGGCTGGGCATCGTCGTCGTGGGCTTCTTGCAGGACCCCCGCAAAGAGGTCCTGCCCATGCGCGGACAGTTCACCCAAACCATCGCCCTGCGGCTGCGCTCACGCGACGAGGTGAACATGGTCCTGGGCGACGGGATGGCAGATAAAGCACCGGCACACCGCATCGACCCCAATAAACCCGGCACCGGATACGTCATCGCCGACGACGGAGCCGTCATGAAAGTCCGGGCCCACTACTGGGCCGACGACCAAATCCGTTCCACTGCAACCCAATACCAACCGACCACCACAGCACGGAAGGGATAG
- a CDS encoding GntR family transcriptional regulator — MLQLGQVDRADDRPPYRQIADMLRAAIESRQLGNGERLPSETELIEHFGVARMTVRQAVQELRGEGLVVSEHGRGVFVRPSPPIRRLASDRFARKHRHEGKAAFSVEAEKMGYTPRVDNIVIRREKPNSIVAERLRIPTTTKVVVRSRRYLADDRPVETAVSYIPVAFAEGTPIEQPDTGPGGIYARLEEAGHTLARFTEEVGARMPTPAERRALGIGPGVPVLTVLRTAYDTNDIAVEVCDTVKVAPAYLLEYEFSAR, encoded by the coding sequence GTGTTGCAACTTGGCCAGGTAGACCGCGCGGACGACCGTCCCCCCTATCGCCAGATCGCGGACATGCTCAGGGCCGCAATCGAATCGCGTCAGCTCGGCAACGGCGAGCGCCTTCCGTCTGAAACTGAACTGATTGAACATTTCGGCGTGGCTCGCATGACCGTTCGACAGGCCGTGCAGGAGTTGCGCGGCGAAGGGCTCGTTGTCTCCGAGCATGGCCGGGGAGTGTTCGTCCGCCCAAGTCCACCGATCCGACGGCTGGCCTCAGACCGGTTCGCACGCAAACATCGCCACGAAGGTAAAGCCGCATTCTCTGTCGAAGCAGAAAAAATGGGCTATACACCGCGCGTTGACAATATCGTCATTCGCCGCGAGAAGCCTAATTCCATTGTTGCAGAACGACTTCGCATACCGACAACAACAAAAGTTGTTGTGCGGTCAAGGCGCTACCTGGCGGACGACCGACCGGTTGAGACAGCGGTGTCATACATCCCAGTCGCGTTCGCCGAAGGCACCCCAATCGAGCAGCCAGATACAGGACCGGGCGGTATCTACGCGCGACTGGAAGAAGCTGGGCACACCCTCGCACGCTTCACCGAAGAGGTCGGGGCACGTATGCCCACCCCTGCAGAACGACGAGCGCTGGGCATCGGACCCGGGGTGCCGGTGCTGACGGTGCTACGGACGGCTTACGACACGAATGACATCGCAGTCGAAGTCTGTGACACGGTGAAGGTGGCTCCTGCGTACTTGCTCGAATACGAGTTCTCGGCCCGCTAG
- a CDS encoding alpha/beta hydrolase, which produces MVLISQLRAMKPELVTETAYKLAGVKESFKAQLDTMKYNVETATADWKGEAAAAASVKTLAEHLAGTRIVDAIGSQEQAIKDGVNSLSSARSNALGIADDAVGTGCTVSDDGHVKAPDLKYVVTDPAAYLLLQNQANEKAKAFEARLIPALHLFDELDSAAEAAINGEIAEMESLIRAPDSTPTATLTDDILNGKAKPPEDPKAFKDWWNSLSEGEKNEMYLHDQYIGNNDNMPTPDRDRFNRMKLDDELGRATTAAAAVDQLKAQHADWAAGKNIPETMVGGISKDRMDYEAWQRQLDDANKRSKYLPDLQATDRAVRNNPDRYLMVMDTQTGRQAHTAVSNGNPDTADHVSVTTPGINTTVRESIGNMADEGTALQREALRQLHSTPGHEAETVATIAWIGYDPPQISGTQGVGENLVGVNDVIHDEQARGGARSLARFYDGLQVTHQGGPADVTAIGHSYGSLTTGLALQEPGNHGVNNAIFYGSPGIEATTPGQLGVQPGHVFTMETANDPIQWVYDGPPLLEAGSVLTTVTNPLAAPLAVASIGGREVLGWGDFGPNPATNPNFTHLATGATTTTGGLQLEGASGHSDYPRFKDDANNPILRTTGYNIAAVISGLADQNAIPEPSMRGGGGRY; this is translated from the coding sequence ATGGTGTTGATTTCACAGTTGCGGGCAATGAAACCCGAGCTGGTCACTGAAACGGCCTACAAGCTAGCCGGTGTCAAAGAATCGTTCAAGGCGCAGCTGGACACCATGAAGTACAACGTGGAGACTGCCACCGCCGACTGGAAAGGCGAAGCCGCTGCCGCAGCATCGGTCAAAACTCTGGCCGAACACCTAGCGGGTACTCGTATCGTTGATGCCATCGGGTCCCAAGAACAAGCCATCAAAGACGGCGTGAACTCTCTGTCAAGCGCTCGGTCCAACGCACTCGGTATCGCCGACGATGCCGTCGGGACTGGTTGCACTGTCTCCGATGACGGACACGTGAAGGCTCCTGATTTGAAGTACGTGGTCACCGATCCCGCAGCGTACTTGTTGCTGCAGAACCAGGCCAATGAGAAGGCCAAAGCCTTTGAGGCACGGCTAATTCCGGCGCTGCATCTGTTTGACGAGTTGGATAGCGCCGCCGAAGCAGCCATCAACGGCGAAATCGCCGAAATGGAATCCTTGATCCGCGCCCCTGACTCGACGCCGACCGCCACGCTGACCGATGACATCCTTAACGGCAAGGCCAAGCCACCAGAAGATCCGAAAGCCTTTAAAGACTGGTGGAACTCGCTGTCCGAAGGCGAAAAGAACGAGATGTACCTACATGACCAGTACATCGGCAACAACGACAACATGCCCACCCCTGATCGAGATCGTTTCAACCGGATGAAACTTGATGACGAACTAGGGCGAGCCACTACTGCGGCAGCAGCAGTTGATCAGTTGAAGGCGCAACACGCGGACTGGGCCGCAGGCAAGAACATTCCCGAAACTATGGTCGGCGGCATTTCTAAAGACCGTATGGACTACGAAGCTTGGCAACGGCAACTGGATGACGCCAACAAACGGTCTAAATACCTGCCCGACCTGCAGGCCACTGATAGGGCTGTGCGCAATAACCCTGATCGCTATCTCATGGTCATGGACACGCAAACCGGGCGACAGGCGCACACTGCTGTGTCGAATGGCAATCCAGACACCGCCGATCACGTCTCGGTCACGACCCCCGGCATCAACACGACTGTGCGCGAATCCATCGGCAATATGGCTGACGAGGGAACAGCCCTCCAGCGGGAAGCTCTACGTCAGTTGCACAGTACGCCCGGTCACGAGGCCGAAACAGTGGCCACGATTGCGTGGATTGGATATGACCCGCCGCAGATCAGTGGCACACAAGGTGTCGGCGAGAATCTAGTCGGGGTGAACGACGTTATCCACGACGAGCAGGCCAGAGGCGGAGCACGTAGTCTTGCGCGCTTCTACGACGGCCTGCAAGTTACCCATCAAGGTGGTCCCGCAGATGTCACCGCAATTGGTCACTCCTACGGTTCCTTAACTACCGGTCTCGCGCTACAGGAGCCTGGCAATCACGGCGTCAACAATGCCATTTTCTACGGCTCGCCCGGCATTGAAGCCACCACACCAGGGCAACTCGGTGTGCAACCCGGGCACGTCTTCACCATGGAAACCGCGAATGATCCGATCCAATGGGTCTATGACGGACCACCCCTCCTGGAAGCAGGCTCGGTTCTGACGACCGTGACGAATCCACTTGCTGCGCCGTTGGCCGTGGCATCAATTGGTGGTCGTGAAGTACTCGGCTGGGGAGACTTCGGCCCTAACCCCGCCACCAACCCCAACTTCACACATCTGGCAACCGGAGCAACGACCACGACTGGGGGACTTCAGCTAGAAGGAGCTTCTGGACATAGCGATTACCCTCGGTTCAAGGACGATGCGAACAATCCAATACTGCGAACCACTGGCTACAACATCGCGGCCGTGATTTCTGGCCTGGCCGACCAAAATGCTATCCCTGAGCCGTCGATGCGAGGCGGAGGCGGAAGGTACTAA
- a CDS encoding LppA family lipoprotein, whose amino-acid sequence MNDPNARTPQTKATQALAELTGLPSLEDTRKQLEEAIAAIKSTVGSVVPAVTWQEFDKGAKANCFKPYDQSDGQSLYLPDAVAVRTGLSEENWSKIQEATREAASKLGATDLQTMQDKPGKHDIGFYGPAGIFIKLAYSGNLVISGYTGCRLPAAKK is encoded by the coding sequence ATGAATGACCCGAATGCGCGGACACCGCAGACCAAGGCCACGCAAGCCCTCGCAGAGTTGACCGGTCTCCCGTCGCTGGAGGACACCCGGAAGCAACTAGAGGAAGCCATAGCCGCAATCAAAAGCACCGTGGGCAGCGTCGTTCCCGCGGTCACATGGCAGGAGTTTGATAAGGGCGCCAAGGCGAACTGTTTCAAACCCTACGATCAAAGTGACGGGCAGAGCCTTTACCTACCGGATGCCGTGGCTGTCAGAACTGGCCTCTCCGAGGAAAACTGGTCAAAGATCCAGGAGGCAACGAGAGAAGCCGCCTCCAAACTCGGTGCCACCGACTTGCAAACTATGCAGGACAAACCGGGTAAGCATGATATCGGATTCTACGGTCCCGCAGGGATATTCATAAAGCTCGCCTACTCCGGGAATCTCGTCATCTCGGGCTATACGGGCTGTCGACTACCTGCCGCGAAGAAGTAG